The Deinococcus hopiensis KR-140 sequence GCTGGAGGCCGAACTCACAGCGGCCATCGTGCAGGGCGTGGGTCCCATCGCCCGGCCCGCCCGCGTGATCGTCACGCCCACGGTGCCCCGCACCCGCAGCGGCAAGATCATGCGCCGGTTGCTGCGTGACCTGCTTGTGACGGGCGAGGTGAAGGGGGACCTGACCAGCCTGGAAAACCCGGACGCGATTGAGGTGGTGCGGAAGAGGATTGCGGAGGGCTAGGCGAAAAAGGCAGATGGCCGAGGCAACCACCGCCTTCAGCCATCTGCCATCCGCCCTACTGAAAGCTGGCCAGATCCAGCGTCACGCTGTACGCGCAGTTCGTGTCGGCCTCGGTACGCAGCAGCATCTCCACCTTGTCTGAAGCGCCGATTCCAGCCTTCAGCGGCTCGAAGTAGTAGACCATCGTGCCGGTCCAGCTTCCGCCGTCCTGCTTCCAGTCGCTGACGTAGCTTTTGCGGACCGGGGCGATCATCTTGCCGTCGGGCGCCTTGAGGCGCAGCAGGTAGGCGTCCCTCGCCTTCTCGGTGGGCAGGCCCTGGGCGTTCACGTCCACGCGCAGCAGGCCGTCGGCCAACCTCTTGCCCGCCAGGTCCGCGCCCAGCGCGTCGGCGGCGCTGAGGTTTTGGAAGTTGTCGCGGGCGTCCACGGCCTGAAAGTAGAGTTGATCGGCCTGACCGCTGACGGTCACGCTGGCGGGGCGACTGCCCGCCTTGAAGTCTGTGGGAGCGGCCAGCCAGTCGGCCACACACTTGTCGCCCCCAGCGAAGGCCTTGACCACGCCCTCGCCTGCGGCGAACTTGCCGTCCTTGACCGACAGGTCCAGGCTCTGATAGGTGGGCACGGGGTCACGGCGGCCATACGCGCCGTCAATCACGTTCTTGGCGGTGGTGTCTTCGAGCTTGGGCACCCAGGCGAGGGCGGGGGCAGAGAGCAGAACGGTCAGGGCCAGCAGGGACATGGGACGGAGCTTCGGCATGGTTAGACCTCAAATACCAGGGTGGAGTGACGGGAGGCTGACGGGAGCTGAGGGTCGGTTACTTGAGATACACGGCGCGGCAGGCTTTCCCGGCGGCGCGGAACTCGGCGGCCGCTGACGGGGAAAGCACGGCGTCGGTAAAGACGTTGGAACTCGGGGCCATGCGGTTGGGCTGAATCTTCAGCGCCTTGACGCGGGTGACGTTCTTGAACCCGCCGATCTCGGCCTCGGACGTGATGTAGGTGTGGAGGCTGCCCTCGATCACGAGCTGGCTCGCCACCCCCTTGATCAGCGCGGCGTCGGGCCAGAGCTGGTTGCCCGACTCGTCGTAGATCAGGCTGGTCATGTCGCGCTGAAAGTTGCCCAGGCCGCGCACGTCCACCACGACGGTGCAGTTGAAGGCGCGGGACTCGTTGCCGGCTGCGTCTCCCCCACCCCCGCCCCCGGCGCCGGCGCCGGCCGCCTCGCCCGCACCTGCGCCGCCTGCCGCTCCGGCTCCATTGCCGTTGCCCCCGGGACGGCCTCCGGCGGGCGCGTCACCCGCCGAATTGCCTCCGCCGGCGGGTGCGCCACTGCCGTTCGCGCCGCCCCTGCCTCCTGTGGCGGGGCCGGGATCGGGGGTGGTGCCCGCCCCGCTGCCCTGGCCGCCCGCAGACTCGCGGGGCGCAGTGGGGGCCGCTGGCGTCGCGCCGCCGCTGCCCGGCGTGCCCCGTGAGGGGGTTTCCGTCTGGGTCCCGGGGCTGGCGTCGCCCGGCGCCGCGCCATTGCGCGCTGTGGGACTGGCCGTGCCCTCCCCCGTTCCGGCAGGCGTGCCGGGGTTTGGGGCGGGCCGCGCCGTGTCCGCCTCGGGAGCGGCGGACGTCCCCTGCCCGGCTGCGCCGCGCGCCGGGTTGGCGGTGGGTGTGGGATTGGGCGTGGCCGCGCTGGGCGCCGGAGTGCGAACAGGTGCCGTGTCCGGCGAGGTGGTGGCCGCTGGAGCCGGCGTTCGTGTGGCTGTGGGCGCAGGCGCTTCGCTGGCGGACGTGGGCGCCGGCGTGGCGCTGCGCGAAGGCGTGGGCGCGTCCGGCGCGGTGGCCTGGGGCGTGCGGCTGACCTCCCCGGCCCGTCCGGCCACCGCCTCGGCTGAGCCCGGCGCCAGCGTGCCGCGGGGCGAGAGGGGCGCTTCGGGCGCGCTGCCCTGGGGCGAGCGCTGGGGCAGGGCAGGAATACGCGCCGCCGTCATCCCGGAGGCCGCCGATGCGGCGGGAGCCGCGCCCCGTGCCGGTGCAGGTTCCTCAGCCGCTGTGGCGGCTCCACGCGCCGGTGCAGGTTCCTCGGCCGCTGTGGCGGCTCCACGCGCCGGGGCCGCCGCCTCGGCCGAACTCGCAGGCGCGGCGTCCTCGCGGCGGGGGAGGGCGGTCACGGGTTCGGGATCTGGGGCCGGAGCCGCTGGAGCCGCCGCCACCGGATCGGCGGGCGTGTCGTTCACCTCGGCGGGTTCGGGGTCCGGGCGGCCTGTTCCAGCGGTGGCGGCGGCCTCCGCGGGCTGGTCTGGAGCCGGTTCTGCGGGGCGGGCCGACTCGGGCGAGGCGGTGGGCCCGGGGGTCTGGGGTGTGGGCGCCGCCATTTCGGGCGTCTGGGCGGTTGGCGTAGACGTCGGGGCGGACGGAAACGGAGCCGCGCCTTGCGGTGTGGCCGAGTCCACCTTGACCTGCGTGGACGTTTGCGGCAAGGGCCGAATGGGCGGCGCGTCCTGCACCGAGGCGGCGGGTGTGGCCCGCGGCTTGGGCGCGGCTGTGGGCGGCGTGATGGGATCGGGCTGAGGTTGTTCCGAAGGCTTCTGTTCCGGCGCCGGAGGCTTCACCTGCACGGACGCAACCTTAACGGGCGACACCCTGGGAGGTTGCAGGGGCGCAACCTTGACAGGAGTGGGTGGAGTCGGAACCGTTTTGACGGGCAGCGTAACCGCGGCCGTCTTCACCGGCGTGGGCTTGACGGTGGATTTGGGCGGGGTGACCGGCTTGGCGGGCGTGGGCCGGGCGGCCTCGCTCCGGCGCGCCTCAGGAGACCTCGGCGTCTGTGCCCGGACCGGAGGCGTCAGGGGCGCGGTGGGCGTCGCGTCCGGCGGAGGCGCGAGCGTGACCACTTCCAGTGGAACACGGCGGGGGTCTGGCGGGGCCGTCAGCGCCGGGGAACGCGTATCGGGCCGCAGGGCAAGCAAGCCCAGCAGCAGCGCCGCGTGCAGGCCTACCGTCATGCCCACCGCGCGCAGCCGGTCCCGCCCCTCGGGACTCAGAGTTGGGCGGGGAGGGCGAAGTGTGGTCATACCGCCCTCACCGTCCGCCCTTTGACGCTGTGCGGGTGCCCAGCGCCAGTCGCTGGCCACCCGCCTTCTTGACCACGTCCATCACGCGCACCACGGTGCCGTAGTTGCCGCGCTCGTCGGCGCGCAGGCCCACCACCCCGTCCGAAGTTTTGAGCAGGGGTCCCAGTTGCCCGCCCAGTTTGGTCAGCGTCGTCTCTTTGCCATTTAAAAACACCTTTCCGGCCCGGTCCACGCTCACGATGGGCAGGGCGGGCGTTTCCTGCACGGTGGTGCTGGCGCGCGGCAGGTCCAGCGGCAGGGCGTTTTGCCGCGCGCCCAGACTGCTCGTGAGGAAAAAGAAGATCAGCAGCAGCAGCACGATGTCCACCATGGGCGCGAAGTCGAAGGTCACGCCCTCGCCGCTCTCACGCAACCTACGCCGCAGCGGACCGCTGCTCACTGGGCGGCCCCGGCGGGCACCGCGTCGAAGGAGAGGGCCACTTCGGGCACTGGCCGCACGGCACGAACCTGGCGGGGAGCGAGCCACGCGGGCACCTCCTCCCGCACCCGCTCAGCCTGCACGGCGATCCGGTCTGCGCGGGCGCGCAGGGCGTTCCGGGCCACGTAGGCGATGATCGCCACAATCAGCCCCGCCGCCGTGTTGACCAGCGCCTCACTGATGCCGGTGGCAAGCTGCGAGGGCGTGGGCGCGGTGGTGTGGGAAAAGACCAGAAACGAGCGCACCATACCGATCACCGTGCCCAGCAGTCCCAGCAGGGGCGCGATCTGCGCGCAGGTGCCCAACGCCGAGAGGCCCGCGTACAGCCGGGCGTCTTCCGCCAGCACCGCCGCGTTCATGGCGGCCTGCGCCGCGTCCACCCCCCGGTCTGCCCGGTGCAGGCCCGCGCGCAGCACGTTGGCGGCGGGGCTGGGATCGGCGGCGCGGTCCAACTCCACCACGGCGGCACCGGGACCGCTCTCGGCCGTCACTGCCCGCGTTCGCTCGATCAGTGCCGACGGGTCGCGTCCCAGCCGGGCGAGGGCCTGCGCGCGTACAGCAGCGGTGTAGACGACGTACACGGACAGGGCGAGCAGCACCCACAGCAGGGGTCCGGCGGCGCGAATCAGATCGAGGATGCTCATCGCCCTGAGGGGTAGCACGCCTGCAGGTGGCAAGCGTGAAAAATCTGCATTCGGCCCTCATCCGGCCGTCCCTGGCCTATGCAAGTCCTGCTCCTGGCGGGCACCTCAATCCACACCAAATCACTCGACTTTGCCCCTCGGTGGCGGGTAGAATGGCGTTGTAAGTAGGAATCATTCTCAAGAAGGATTCCCCGCACAGGACCCCCGCCAAAGGAGCCCCATGACCGACCAGCCCCCCCAACTCGAAATCCGCAACCTCCACGCTTCCGTGGGCAACCAGCCCATCCTGAAGGGCATCAACCTCGTCGTGCCGCGCGGCGAACTGCACGCCATCATGGGACCGAACGGCAACGGCAAGAGCACGCTCGCCAAGGTGATCGTGGGTGACCCCGAGTACACCGTGACCGAGGGCGAGGTGCTCGTGGACGGCCAGAACATCCTGGAAATGGAACCCGACGAGCGCGCGCGCCTGGGTGTGTTCCTCGCCTTCCAGTACCCCGTCGAGATTCCCGGCGTCACCATTGCCAACTTCCTGCGCCTCGCCATGCAGGCGCGCAAGGCCGAGGGCGAGGAAGTGGGCTTTGCCGAGTTTTACGGCAAGCTCACGGGTGCCCTTAAGACCTTGGAATGGGACGAGAGCATCGTCGAGCGCTACCTCAACGAGGGCTTTTCAGGCGGCGAGAAGAAGCGCAACGAAATCCTCCAGATGCTGATGTTGGATCCCAGCTACATCATCATGGACGAGACGGATTCCGGCCTCGACGTGGACGCCCTCAAGATCGTTGCCAAGGGCGTAAACAGCCTGCGGGGCCCCAAGCTCGGCGGCCTGATCATCACCCACTACCAGCGCCTGCTGAACTACATCGTGCCGGACCGCGTTCACATCATCGTGGGCGGGCGCGTGGTGCAGAGCGGCGGCCCCGAGCTGGCCCAGCGCCTGGATACCGAAGGGTACGACTGGGTGCGTGAGCTGGCAGTCGCGGGGGCCTGAGGCAGATGCGGCGTCTTCCGCTTCTCAGCGTAGCCGCCGCAGGACTTCTCATCCGGGTACGCGGACTTTGGCCTTATTCCTCACCCTGGCCAAGGCGTGGGTGAGCGGAGCACACCGAACTGTTTGACCTGCAGTTTCAACTCTGCCCACCAGCAGTCGTGCCTCCTCGTCAAGCGCGCCGAAGAACCGGTATGGCCTGGGTTCCCCTCAGCGGAACGGAACTGAGGGACCTGCCGCCCGAGTCAGGATTTCGGTATCGCCCCACTGTTACCGAAAGGTGTATGGCACCTGCAACAACTGACAAGCGCAAGCAAATTCTCGAAAAGACGCTCGACACCATTGTCGCCGTCCCTGGTCAACCTTAGAGGAGTACCCCATGACCATCAATCCCGAAGCCGGTGAAATCAACACCACCTACGAGTACGGCTGGAGCAACCCCGAGCGCTACGCCGTCAAGGCTCCCAAGGGCCTGAGCCGTGAAGTCGTCGAGATGATCTCAAAAGCCAAGGACGAGCCCCAGTGGATGCTCGACTTCCGCCTCAAGGCCCTCGATATCTTCTACGCCAAGCCCATGCCCGAGTGGGGCGCGGACCTGAGCGGCCTCAACCTCGACGAGATCTACTACTACATCAAACCCGAGGGCTTCAACGCCCGCTCGTGGGACGACGTGCCCGACGACGTGAAGCAGACCTTCGAGCGTCTGGGCATCCCTGAAGCCGAGCGTGCCGCGCTGGCGGGTGTGGGCGCGCAGTACGAGTCCGAGATGGTGTACCACAACCTCAAGGAGGAATGGGAAAAGCTGGGCGTGGTCTTTCTGTCCATCGAGGACGGCCTGAAGCAGTACCCGGATCTCTTCCGCGAATACTTTGCCACCGTCGTGCCGCCCGAGGACAACAAGTTCGCCGCTGTGAACAGCGCGGTGTGGTCCGGTGGCTCCTTCGTGTACGTGCCCAAGGGCGTGAAGGTGGACATTCCCCTTCAGACTTATTTCCGCATCAACGCGGAGAGCAGCGGGCAGTTTGAGCGCACCCTGATTATCGTGGACGAGGGCGCGCAGGCCCACTACATCGAGGGCTGCACGGCCCCCACCTATGCCAGCGACTCCTTCCACTCCGGCGTGATCGAGATCATTGTCAAGGAAGGCGCGCGCTTCCGCTACTCCACCATCCAGAACTGGAGCCACAACGTCTACAACCTCGTGACGCAGCGCGCCGCCGTGTATAGCAACGGCGTGATGGAGTGGGTGGACGGCAATCTGGGCAGCAAGGTCACCATGAAGTACCCCGCCTGCTACCTGCTGGAGGAAGGCGCGCGTGGTGAAGTGCTGTCCATTGCAATGGCCGGACGCGGGCAGCACCAGGACGCCGGGGCGAAGATCGTCCACTTTGCGCCGCACACCAGCGGCACCATCGTCTCCAAGTCCATCTCCAAGGACTCTGGGCGCAGCAGCTACCGTGGCCTCGTCAAGATCTACGAGGGCGCGCGGGGCAGCAAGACAAACGTGGAGTGCGACGCCCTGCTGCTCGACGAGGAAGCCCGCACCGACACCTACCCCTACATCGAGGTCGAGGAGAAAGACGCTTCCGTGGGTCACGAGGCCACCGTCTCCAAGATCAACGACGAGCAGATCCTGTACCTCCAGAGCCGCGGCCTGAGCGAGGACGAGGCGGCGGGGCTGA is a genomic window containing:
- a CDS encoding ExbD/TolR family protein, translating into MRRRLRESGEGVTFDFAPMVDIVLLLLIFFFLTSSLGARQNALPLDLPRASTTVQETPALPIVSVDRAGKVFLNGKETTLTKLGGQLGPLLKTSDGVVGLRADERGNYGTVVRVMDVVKKAGGQRLALGTRTASKGGR
- a CDS encoding MotA/TolQ/ExbB proton channel family protein; this translates as MSILDLIRAAGPLLWVLLALSVYVVYTAAVRAQALARLGRDPSALIERTRAVTAESGPGAAVVELDRAADPSPAANVLRAGLHRADRGVDAAQAAMNAAVLAEDARLYAGLSALGTCAQIAPLLGLLGTVIGMVRSFLVFSHTTAPTPSQLATGISEALVNTAAGLIVAIIAYVARNALRARADRIAVQAERVREEVPAWLAPRQVRAVRPVPEVALSFDAVPAGAAQ
- the sufC gene encoding Fe-S cluster assembly ATPase SufC, with amino-acid sequence MTDQPPQLEIRNLHASVGNQPILKGINLVVPRGELHAIMGPNGNGKSTLAKVIVGDPEYTVTEGEVLVDGQNILEMEPDERARLGVFLAFQYPVEIPGVTIANFLRLAMQARKAEGEEVGFAEFYGKLTGALKTLEWDESIVERYLNEGFSGGEKKRNEILQMLMLDPSYIIMDETDSGLDVDALKIVAKGVNSLRGPKLGGLIITHYQRLLNYIVPDRVHIIVGGRVVQSGGPELAQRLDTEGYDWVRELAVAGA
- the sufB gene encoding Fe-S cluster assembly protein SufB, with the protein product MTINPEAGEINTTYEYGWSNPERYAVKAPKGLSREVVEMISKAKDEPQWMLDFRLKALDIFYAKPMPEWGADLSGLNLDEIYYYIKPEGFNARSWDDVPDDVKQTFERLGIPEAERAALAGVGAQYESEMVYHNLKEEWEKLGVVFLSIEDGLKQYPDLFREYFATVVPPEDNKFAAVNSAVWSGGSFVYVPKGVKVDIPLQTYFRINAESSGQFERTLIIVDEGAQAHYIEGCTAPTYASDSFHSGVIEIIVKEGARFRYSTIQNWSHNVYNLVTQRAAVYSNGVMEWVDGNLGSKVTMKYPACYLLEEGARGEVLSIAMAGRGQHQDAGAKIVHFAPHTSGTIVSKSISKDSGRSSYRGLVKIYEGARGSKTNVECDALLLDEEARTDTYPYIEVEEKDASVGHEATVSKINDEQILYLQSRGLSEDEAAGLIVRGFIEPIAKELPLEYAVELNRLIELEMEGSVG